The following coding sequences lie in one Arachis ipaensis cultivar K30076 chromosome B03, Araip1.1, whole genome shotgun sequence genomic window:
- the LOC107632714 gene encoding transcription factor MYB97, translating to MPRQINKDNDDDNNNREDNYNDGVVAKEENGGGEKSLRGKTKKGPWTLSEDIMLREYVMKYGEGNWNCVQKNSGLARCGKSCRLRWANHLRPNLKKGSFSKEEEDLIVQLHAKLGNKWARMAAQLPGRTDNEIKNFWNTRVKRCQRAGLPLYPPQVLHEANVYHLQQHLKPQPSSSSSSSFSFSPLFMSSSNHQEINQLKLIAHPSTNQQNPPHSSCLSNNNPQPYPQFKFPNENPNITNSGNLGFPLSPISITSSLFHQSYNNVNNSSNNDYHLGSYNYGFHSNNSDTNNNNINNNNVKIMPNSPFEALPPLIQGSNNNNEASLSQSSPPLSSTTPTSSHASGNNGYLIGGGASNMATNGDGGRSGVAPLSPPQENGGGGLLGAVLVEAQSLCNNNDKSKSDNEDSTASQVLSHKRKYIVTTEECAKEEETNNVVVESDTKSNGNTINKIHKVDLYSSPFSTGNKQTTEDELEEINTMDDDLFGLLKNFQEMPVPDWYHKRGQPLELETQQDASLGPIDQAFSAHDSFWRNMPKY from the exons ATGCCGAGACAAATCAACAAGGACAACGACGACGACAACAACAACCGTGAAGACAATTATAACGATGGAGTTGTAGCAAAAGAGGAGAATGGTGGTGGTGAAAAGAGTTTGAGAGGGAAAACAAAGAAAGGGCCATGGACACTTTCGGAAGATATAATGTTGAGAGAGTATGTGATGAAGTACGGTGAAGGGAATTGGAACTGTGTGCAAAAGAATTCAGGGTTGGCAAGGTGTGGCAAAAGTTGTAGGCTTAGATGGGCCAATCATCTAAGACCTAATTTGAAGAAAGGTTCATTttctaaagaagaagaagatttaatTGTTCAACTTCATGCTAAGCTTGGAAACAAATGGGCTCGAATGGCCGCACAG cTACCTGGGAGAACAGATAATGAAATAAAAAACTTTTGGAACACTAGAGTAAAAAGATGCCAAAGAGCTGGGTTGCCACTTTATCCACCACAAGTGTTGCATGAAGCCAATGTATACCATCTACAACAACATCTCAAACCTCaaccttcttcatcatcatcatcatctttctcATTTTCTCCATTATTTATGTCTTCCTCTAACCACCAAGAAATCAATCAACTAAAGCTAATAGCCCACCCTTCTACAAATCAACAAAACCCACCCCATTCCTCTTGTTTATCAAATAATAATCCACAACCATACCCACAATTCAAGTTTCCAAATGAAAACCCTAATATTACAAATAGTGGAAATTTAGGGTTCCCATTATCTCCTATTTCCATAACTTCCTCTTTGTTTCACCAAAGCTATAATAATGTAAATAATAGCTCAAATAATGATTACCATTTAGGAAGCTATAACTATGGGTTCCACTCCAACAATAGtgatactaataataataacattaataataataatgttaaaaTAATGCCAAATTCACCATTTGAAGCACTTCCTCCTTTGATTCAAggttcaaataataataatgaagccTCTTTAAGCCAATCATCACCACCACTTAGCTCAACAACACCTACTTCATCTCATGCTAGCGGTAATAATGGCTACTTAATAGGAGGAGGAGCTTCAAACATGGCTACAAATGGTGACGGCGGCCGCTCCGGAGTTGCGCCACTTTCGCCGCCTCAAGAAAATGGTGGTGGTGGCTTGTTGGGTGCAGTTTTGGTAGAAGCTCAAAGTCTTTGTAACAATAATGACAAGTCTAAGAGTGATAATGAGGATTCAACTGCATCACAGGTTTTATCTCATAAAAGAAAATACATAGTAACTACTGAGGAATGTGCAAAAGAAGAAGAGACTAATAATGTGGTTGTGGAGTCAGATACCAAAAGCAATGGAAATACCATTAATAAAATACACAAGGTTGATTTGTACTCTTCTCCATTTTCAACAG GGAATAAACAAACAACTGAGGATGAATTGGAGGAAATCAATACCATGGATGATGACTTATTTGGCCTACTTAAAAACTTTCAAGAAATGCCAGTTCCAGATTGGTACCACAAAAGAGGACAACCATTGGAACTTGAAACTCAACAAGATGCTTCATTGGGCcccatagatcaagcattttcagCTCATGACAGTTTTTGGAGAAACATGCCCAAATATTGA
- the LOC107629974 gene encoding membrane metalloprotease ARASP, chloroplastic, with translation MVIYLSPSPPSHSSTSILRFSNPRTPISDSSFKPKPHFSIPLFSHSFGSNFSTLTFKQQFLNHNNSSGRFTHGNRVDFRTLAIPGFDYGNFEGPQSVLEAAAVLTAIIVVHESGHFLAASLQGIHVSKFAVGFGPILAKFNSKNVEYSIRAFPLGGFVGFPDNDPESDIPVDDENLLKNRPILDRVLVVSAGVIANIVFAIAIIFVQVLTVGLPVQEVFPGVMVPDVKPFSAASRDGLLPGDLILQVNGSEFPKPGPSSVTKVVDVIKKNPKRYVLLKVKRGMQDFEIRVTPDENFDGTGKIGVQLSPNVKIEKVRPKNLVEALNFTGKEFWGLSSNVLDGLKQTFLNFSQSAGKVSGPVAIIAVGAEVARSNIDGLYQFAAILNINLAVINLLPLPALDGGSLALIFIEAARGGRKLPLEVEQRIMSSGIMFVILLGLFLIVRDTLNLDIIKDIL, from the coding sequence ATGGTCATATACCtgtctccttctcctccttcccaTTCTTCCACTTCCATACTCAGATTCTCAAACCCAAGGACACCCATTTCAGATTCTTCCTTCAAGCCCAAACCCCATTTCTCAATACCACTTTTTTCTCACTCTTTTGGCTCCAATTTTTCAACTTTAACATTCAAGCAGCAGTTCTTGAATCACAATAATAGTAGTGGCCGGTTCACACATGGAAACAGGGTTGATTTCAGGACCTTGGCTATTCCTGGGTTTGACTATGGAAACTTTGAAGGTCCTCAATCTGTTCTTGAAGCTGCTGCTGTTCTAACAGCAATCATTGTTGTTCATGAAAGTGGCCATTTCCTTGCTGCTTCACTTCAAGGTATCCATGTGAGTAAGTTCGCTGTTGGGTTTGGTCCAATTCTAGCTAAGTTCAATTCAAAGAATGTTGAGTATTCTATTAGAGCTTTCCCTCTAGGTGGATTTGTTGGGTTCCCTGATAATGATCCTGAAAGTGATATCCCTGTTGATGATGAGAATTTGCTTAAGAACAGGCCAATTTTGGATAGGGTTCTTGTTGTTTCAGCTGGTGTTATTGCCAACATAGTGTTTGCAATTGCTATAATCTTTGTTCAAGTTCTCACTGTTGGTTTGCCTGTTCAAGAGGTTTTCCCTGGTGTTATGGTTCCTGATGTGAAACCCTTTTCAGCTGCTTCTAGAGATGGATTGCTTCCTGGTGATTTGATTCTTCAGGTTAATGGTAGTGAGTTTCCAAAACCGGGTCCTAGTTCTGTTACTAAGGTTGTTGATGTTATCAAGAAGAACCCCAAGAGATATGTTTTGCTTAAGGTTAAGAGGGGGATGCAGGACTTTGAAATTAGGGTCACCCCAGATGAGAATTTTGATGGGACTGGTAAAATTGGTGTTCAGTTATCACCAAATGTGAAGATTGAAAAAGTTAGGCCAAAGAATCTTGTGGAAGCTTTGAACTTTACTGGGAAAGAATTTTGGGGTCTTTCTTCTAATGTTTTAGATGGATTGAAGCAGACATTCTTGAACTTTTCACAGTCTGCTGGTAAGGTTTCAGGTCCTGTGGCGATTATTGCTGTCGGCGCTGAAGTTGCGAGGTCAAACATTGATGGTCTTTACCAATTTGCTGCCATACTCAACATTAACCTTGCTGTTATTAACCTCCTTCCCTTGCCTGCTTTGGATGGGGGTTCGTTGGCATTGATCTTTATCGAGGCGGCCAGGGGTGGGAGGAAGCTACCTTTGGAAGTGGAACAACGGATAATGTCGTCCGGAATCATGTTTGTTATACTTCTGGGGTTATTCCTCATTGTTCGCGATACCTTAAACCTTGATATTATCAAAGATATCTTGTAA